The DNA sequence CAGGTCCGCGCTGAGCAGCCCGCGCGCGCCGAGCAGCCCGCGCGCGCCGAGCAGTCGGCGTCCGACGCCGACCGCGCCGCGCGCCTCGCCGAGCTCGCCGACGCCGTCGCCGCGCCGCGTCAGCAGCGCCGCCAGGGTCAGGGCGCCGGCCAGCAGGGCCGCGCGAACACCGAGCAGGGCGAGGGTCAGCAGCGCGAGCAGCGCAGCGACCGCCAGGGCGACGGCCGTCAGAACGACAACCGCCAGGGCGACCGCCAGAACGACAACCGCCAGAACGACCGCGGCTTCGGTCCGGACGACGAGCGCGGCTCGCGCCGCCGTCGGGGCCGCGACCGTGGGCGCGACCGCAAGCGTGGGCGCAACCCGCGCGGCGGCGCCCCCGACATCGTCGGTGGCGAGGACGTCGAGGTCCGCGAGGACGACGTCCTGCTGCCCGTGGCGGGCGTGCTCGACGTGCTCGACAACTACGCGTTCGTGCGCACCAGCGGTTACCTGCCGGGCCCGAACGACGTCTACGTCTCGCTCAACCAGGTCAAGCGGGCGGGTCTGCGCCGCGGCGACGCGATCGTCGGCGCCATCCGCCAGCCGCGCGAGGGCGAGCAGCAGCCGCAGGGCAACAGCGCGCGCTCGAAGTACAACGCGCTCGTGCGCCTCGACTCGGTCAACGGCATGACGCCGGAGGAGTCGCGGCAGCGCCCCGAGTTCACCAAGCTCACGCCGCTGTACCCGCAGGAGCGCCTGCGCCTGGAGAACCCCGAGGCCACCAAGCTCACGCCGCGCGTGATCGACATCGTCGCCCCGATCGGCAAGGGCCAGCGCGGCCTCATCGTCGCGCCGCCCAAGGCCGGCAAGACGATCATCATGCAGCAGATCGCGAACTCGATCACCGCCAACAACCCCGAGGTCCACCTCATGGTGGTGCTCGTGGACGAGCGGCCTGAAGAGGTCACCGACATGGAGCGGTCGGTCAAGGGAGAGGTCATCGCCTCGACGTTCGACCGCCCCGCCAGCGACCACACGATCGTCGCCGAGCTCGCCATCGAGCGCGCCAAGCGTCTCGTGGAGCTGGGTCAGGACGTCGTCGTGCTGCTCGACTCGATCACCCGGCTGGGCCGCGCCTACAACCTGGCCGCGCCGGCGTCGGGTCGCATCCTGTCGGGTGGTGTGGACGCCGCGGCGCTCTACCCGCCCAAGAAGTTCTTCGGCGCCGCCCGCAACATCGAGCACGGCGGCTCGCTGACCATCCTGGCCTCGGCGCTCGTGGAGACGGGCTCGAAGATGGACGAGGTCATCTTCGAGGAGTTCAAGGGCACCGGAAACATGGAGCTGCGCCTGTCGCGCAACCTCGCCGACAAGCGCATCTTCCCGGCCGTGGACGTCAACTCCTCGGGCACGCGCCGCGAGGAGATCCTCATGGCCCGCGACGAGCTGCAGATCGTCTACAAGCTGCGCCGCCTGCTCGGGGCGCTCGACCAGCAGCAGGCGATCGAGCTGCTGCTGGGCCAGCTCAAGAAGACCAAGACCAACGTCGAGTTCCTGCTGCACGTCCAGAAGACGACCCCGGGCAGCCTGCAGGACGAGAACGCGGGCGAGACGATCTGACGCCGTCCGCCCCCGGTGGTTGAGCCTGTCGAAACCACCCCGCGTCACCCGGTGGTTGAGCCTGTCGAAACCACCCCGCGTCACCCGGTGGTTGAGCCTGTCGAAACCACCCCACCGACCGGTGGGGTGGCCTCGACAGGCTCAACCCGCGTCTGGCCCGCTATTCGACGTCGAGCAGCCGCCGTGCCGTCGCGCCCACCTGGTCCCACTGCCAGCTCGCCAGCACCCGCTCGCGGCCCAGCGCGCCCATGCGCGCTGCGGCCGCGCGGTCGGTCAGGAGCTGCACGACCCGTCGCGCCACCTCCTCGGCGTCGCGCGGGTTGACGACGTACCCCGTGACGCCGTCCTCGGTGGCCTCGGGCGCGCCGCCGCTGCGCCCCACGATCACGGGCTTGCCGCACGCCATGGCCTCGAGGAACACGATGCCCAGGCCCTCGGCCTCCAGGCCCAGCAGTCGTGAGCGTGACGGCATCGCGAACACGTCGGCCGCGTCCATCCACTCGGTCATGTGCTCGACGAGCCCGGCGAAGGTGACGGCCTCGGCGACGCCGCGCCGCTGCGCCCGCTGCTCCAGCCGGGCGCGGTAGGGCCCGCCGCCGACGATGACGAGCCGTGCGTCCGGGACCTGGGCGAGCACCTGCGGCCAGGCGTCGATGAGCGTGTCCTGCCCCTTGCGCCGCACGAGGCGCGCGGCGCACACGACGACGGGGGTGGAGTCGTCGAATCCGAGGTCCTGGCGCACCTGCGCGCCGCCGCAGCCGGGGTGGAAGCGCTCGGTGTCGACGCCCGGGGCCAGGCGCGTCTGCTTGGCGCGCCCCGCGGGGGACAGGGCTCGCCCGATCTGCGCGCGGGTCCAGTCGGAGATGTCGGTCAGCGCGTCGACGCCGTCGCCCGCCCGGCGCAGCGCCTGCCGCGTGCCGGGCAGCCGTGCCCACCACACCTCGTGCCCGTGGGTCACGGCGACCACGCGCTGGGCGCCCGCCGCGCGCACCGCGCGCGACAGCAGCCCCAGCGGCATCGAGGCGCCGAACAGCACGCGGTCGCACTCGTGCTCGCGCATCGTGCGCACGACGGCGTCGCGCACACGTCGCGTCGGCACCAGCATGGTGGACCGGTCGCGCACGACGGGGTAGGGGAGCGCGGCGTCGACCTCCTCGGACCCGGGCATGGTCGCCGTGTAGACGACGACGTCGCCGAGGCGGTCCGCGAGGGCGTGCACGAAGGACTCGATGCCGCCTCGGCGCGGAGGGAAGTCGTTGGTCACGATGAGCGTCCTCGGCATGTGCCGGATCGTACGGGTCGTGGACGCCGTTTTCGGAACGAGGGCGTCTTCTGGCACAATGATCTGTCGGCCTGCCGGTTCACGGCCCACGTGAACACTCACGCCAGTGGGGCGACCCGGCGGCACCAACCACCAAGGAGCATCATGAAGTCCGGTATCCACCCCGAGTACGCGGTCACGCAGATCACGTGCACGTGCGGCAACTCGTTCGTCACGCGCACCACCGAGACGTCGGGCCGCATCAACGTCGAGGTCTGCAGCGCGTGCCACCCGTTCTACACGGGCAAGCAGAAGATCCTCGACACCGGTGGCCGCGTGGCCCGCTTCCAGGCGCGCTACGGCAAGAAGGACGCCAAGTAGCACACCGGTAGCGCCGGTGGTCCGCCCGACGATCTCGACAACCTCTCCAGGGGCAGTCGCAGTGTCGTCGGACGCCGGACCACCGGCGCTTTCGCGTTCACCCGCACCGGACCCCAAGCCTCGACCACCTGGGAGCAGGCATCGTGACCACTGACCCGTTCGCCGCCGTTCGGCCGCTGCTCGACGAGCACGCCGAGATCGAGCGCGCGCTCGCCGACCCCGCGGTGCACGCCGACGCCGGCCGCGCCCGCACGCTGGGACGCCGCTACGCCGAGCTCAACCAGGTGGTGGGCGCCTATCGCGCCTGGCACGCCGCGCGTGACGACGCGCAGGCGGCGGCCGAGCTCATCGACCTCGGCGAGGGCGACGACGCCGAGCTGGCGGCCGAGATCCCGGCGCTGCGGGCCGCCGAGGCCGAGGCGGCCGAGCACCTGCGCCGTGTCCTGGTGCCGCGCGACCCCGACGACGGGCGTGACGCGATCGTGGAGATCAAGGCGGGTGAGGGCGGCGAGGAGTCGGCGCTGTTCGCCGGCGACCTGCTGCGCATGTACCTGCGGTACGCCGAGCGCAAGGGCTGGTCCACCCAGGTGCTCGAGTCGACCGAGACCGACCTGGGCGGGTACAAGGACGTCCAGATCGCGGTCAAGGCGAGGGGCGCGGCGGATCCGGCGCAGGGCGTGTGGGCGCACCTGAAGTACGAGGGCGGCGTGCACCGCGTGCAGCGGGTGCCCGTGACCGAGACGCAGGGGCGCATCCACACCTCCGCCGCGGGCGTGCTCGTGTTCCCCGAGGTCGACGACCCGGGTGAGGTCGAGATCGACCAGAACGACCTGCGCATCGACGTCTACCGCTCCTCGGGTCCGGGCGGACAGTCGGTCAACACCACCGACTCGGCGGTGCGCATCACGCACCTGCCGACGGGCATCGTCGTGTCGATGCAGAACGAGAAGTCGCAGCTGCAGAACCGCGAGCAGGCCATGCGCGTGCTGCGCGCGCGCCTGCTGGCCGCGCAGCAGGAGGCGGCCGCGGCCGAGGCCGCGGACCTGCGCCGTTCGCAGGTGCGCACGGTCGACCGCTCGGAGCGCATCCGCACCTACAACTTCCCCGAGAACCGCATCGCCGACCACCGGACCGGCTACAAGGCCTACAACCTCGACCAGGTGCTCGACGGCGACCTTGAGCCGGTGGTCCGCTCGGCGATCGACGCCGACGAGGCTGCGCGCCTGGCGGCGGCGGGTGCCTGAGCCGTGCGCGGGCGCGCTGCTGCGCGGGGCGACCACCGCGCTCGCGGCGGCGGGCGTGCCCAGTCCGCGCGCGGACGCCGAGCTGCTGCTCGCCCACGCCCTGCGCGCCGAGCGCGCCGAGGTGCGGCGGCTCGCGATCCTCGACGCCCCGGTGCCCGACGACGCCGCCGCGGCCTTCGATGACCTGCTGGCGCGCCGGGTGCGCCGTGAGCCCCTGCAGCACCTGACGGGGGCCGCGCCCTTCCGCCACGTCGAGCTCGCCGTCGGCCCGGGCGTGTTCGTGCCCCGGCCTGAGACCGAGGTGGTCGCGCAGGTCGCGATCGACGAGGCGGCTCGGCTCATCAGGTCGCGCGACCGGTCCGTGAGCGACACGCCGACGAGCGACACGCGCGCGAGCGACACGACCATGGCGCGCGATGACGCATTTTGTGGCGCACGCCCGCGAGCCGGTGGCGCTGCGCGATCGCACGCCCACGGGCCGCTCGCCGTGGACCTGTGCACGGGGTCGGGCGCGATCGCCCTCGCGGTGGCGACCGAGGTCCCCGGAGCCCGGGTCGTCGCGGTCGAGCTCGACGCGGCCGCGCATGCGTGGGCGGCCCGCAACCTCACGGGCAGCGGCGTGCGCCTGGTGCGCGGTGACGCGCGCACCGCGCTGCGCGATCTCGACGGGACGGTCGACGTCGTCGTGTCCAACCCGCCCTACGTGCCGCCCGGCGCCGTGCCGCGCGACCCCGAGGTCGCGCACCACGATCCCGCCGTCGCGCTCTACGGACTGGGCGCCGACGGGCTTGAGGTGCCGCGCGGCGTCACCGCGGCGGCGGCGCGCCTCCTGCGGCCCGGCGGGCTGTACGTCATGGAGCACGCCGAGACGCAGGCCGCCGCGGCCCGCGCGATGGTCGAGGCCACCGGGGCGTTCGAGGCCGCGCAGACCAGGACCGATCTCACAGGGCGCCCGCGCATGGTCGTCTCCCGAAGGACGGCCACGTCCGTGGAACACTGAGACGGTGACCGAATCACGAGACGCCCTGGGGCGCTCGCACTGTGGAGGGCGCCGGCAGTGAGCGCGACGCACGACGCCACCGATCCCCAGACCTGGGGCCCCGCGATCGACGAGGCAGTCAACGCGCTCCAACGCGGCGGGCTGGTGGTGATCCCGACCGACACGGTCTACGGCGTCGCCGCCGAGGCCTTCGACCCCACCGCGGTCGCCGCGATCGGGGCGGCCAAGGGCCGCGACGACGCGACGCCGGCGCCGGTGCTCATCCCCGACGTGCGCACGCTCGACGGCCTGGCGGCCGACATCCCGGCGCACGCGCGCGCTCTCGCTGAGGCGTTCTGGCCCGGCGCCTTGACGCTGCTGCTGACCGCCCAGCCCTCGTTGCAGTGGGACCTGGGCGACGCGCGCGGAACCGTCGCGCTGCGGGTGCCCGACCACCCGGCCGCCCTCGCACTGCTGCGCCGC is a window from the Xylanimonas ulmi genome containing:
- a CDS encoding N5-glutamine methyltransferase family protein, whose translation is MPEPCAGALLRGATTALAAAGVPSPRADAELLLAHALRAERAEVRRLAILDAPVPDDAAAAFDDLLARRVRREPLQHLTGAAPFRHVELAVGPGVFVPRPETEVVAQVAIDEAARLIRSRDRSVSDTPTSDTRASDTTMARDDAFCGARPRAGGAARSHAHGPLAVDLCTGSGAIALAVATEVPGARVVAVELDAAAHAWAARNLTGSGVRLVRGDARTALRDLDGTVDVVVSNPPYVPPGAVPRDPEVAHHDPAVALYGLGADGLEVPRGVTAAAARLLRPGGLYVMEHAETQAAAARAMVEATGAFEAAQTRTDLTGRPRMVVSRRTATSVEH
- a CDS encoding L-threonylcarbamoyladenylate synthase, with amino-acid sequence MSATHDATDPQTWGPAIDEAVNALQRGGLVVIPTDTVYGVAAEAFDPTAVAAIGAAKGRDDATPAPVLIPDVRTLDGLAADIPAHARALAEAFWPGALTLLLTAQPSLQWDLGDARGTVALRVPDHPAALALLRRTGPLAVTGAHRSGQGAPLEVAGAREQLGDAVALYLDGGAAPGGASSVVDATVTPPRLVREGLIGLERLREVAPGVVGPDDEPTQTEPTQTEPTQTEPTQTEPTGADPATADPADVRVADVRVADGADG
- the prfA gene encoding peptide chain release factor 1, whose product is MTTDPFAAVRPLLDEHAEIERALADPAVHADAGRARTLGRRYAELNQVVGAYRAWHAARDDAQAAAELIDLGEGDDAELAAEIPALRAAEAEAAEHLRRVLVPRDPDDGRDAIVEIKAGEGGEESALFAGDLLRMYLRYAERKGWSTQVLESTETDLGGYKDVQIAVKARGAADPAQGVWAHLKYEGGVHRVQRVPVTETQGRIHTSAAGVLVFPEVDDPGEVEIDQNDLRIDVYRSSGPGGQSVNTTDSAVRITHLPTGIVVSMQNEKSQLQNREQAMRVLRARLLAAQQEAAAAEAADLRRSQVRTVDRSERIRTYNFPENRIADHRTGYKAYNLDQVLDGDLEPVVRSAIDADEAARLAAAGA
- a CDS encoding glycosyltransferase family 4 protein, with translation MPRTLIVTNDFPPRRGGIESFVHALADRLGDVVVYTATMPGSEEVDAALPYPVVRDRSTMLVPTRRVRDAVVRTMREHECDRVLFGASMPLGLLSRAVRAAGAQRVVAVTHGHEVWWARLPGTRQALRRAGDGVDALTDISDWTRAQIGRALSPAGRAKQTRLAPGVDTERFHPGCGGAQVRQDLGFDDSTPVVVCAARLVRRKGQDTLIDAWPQVLAQVPDARLVIVGGGPYRARLEQRAQRRGVAEAVTFAGLVEHMTEWMDAADVFAMPSRSRLLGLEAEGLGIVFLEAMACGKPVIVGRSGGAPEATEDGVTGYVVNPRDAEEVARRVVQLLTDRAAAARMGALGRERVLASWQWDQVGATARRLLDVE
- the rho gene encoding transcription termination factor Rho — its product is MTDTTETRVSSTGSLGSMKLAELQALASQMGVKGTSKMRKGDLAEAIRAARSGNGKAASAAPTERADAAAEAAAPARRSRRATRPTGVERTADAPSQTARAEQPTRTADQQVRAEQPARAEQPARAEQSASDADRAARLAELADAVAAPRQQRRQGQGAGQQGRANTEQGEGQQREQRSDRQGDGRQNDNRQGDRQNDNRQNDRGFGPDDERGSRRRRGRDRGRDRKRGRNPRGGAPDIVGGEDVEVREDDVLLPVAGVLDVLDNYAFVRTSGYLPGPNDVYVSLNQVKRAGLRRGDAIVGAIRQPREGEQQPQGNSARSKYNALVRLDSVNGMTPEESRQRPEFTKLTPLYPQERLRLENPEATKLTPRVIDIVAPIGKGQRGLIVAPPKAGKTIIMQQIANSITANNPEVHLMVVLVDERPEEVTDMERSVKGEVIASTFDRPASDHTIVAELAIERAKRLVELGQDVVVLLDSITRLGRAYNLAAPASGRILSGGVDAAALYPPKKFFGAARNIEHGGSLTILASALVETGSKMDEVIFEEFKGTGNMELRLSRNLADKRIFPAVDVNSSGTRREEILMARDELQIVYKLRRLLGALDQQQAIELLLGQLKKTKTNVEFLLHVQKTTPGSLQDENAGETI
- the rpmE gene encoding 50S ribosomal protein L31; its protein translation is MKSGIHPEYAVTQITCTCGNSFVTRTTETSGRINVEVCSACHPFYTGKQKILDTGGRVARFQARYGKKDAK